A window of the Carassius carassius chromosome 36, fCarCar2.1, whole genome shotgun sequence genome harbors these coding sequences:
- the LOC132116929 gene encoding myomegalin-like isoform X4, which translates to MRDPCRVCGVCVQGGQCRWLFSACGRLRLAVILSHVLGLELQRDGHSEFLCGKCVFLLERIVQCDVAIGQLQETHAAQLQRMQNERDGLKAQITNKYRQHNQHKIGGNVPLKQEVQTGTSLNTSKQLQCIRQAQPVQPKQQQTRIASVQDTLGRSQGLVSVNSDGEGQQEKFKGRLRRCVSLEPLTKTDRSQRSKLHSSSHKNLKNTGVPVTRPRSLSRDYLDVVNKKSALISRSTSLQSVALEQYEHALISASPLRQTRPLRGSTPKTVETTSLVCDILQLLKSVQGVRPVPRCNSSKIPVLKYPSSIHGNTHSGVSWKLKLERSLREMEEDFNDEYIPVKQEMFVERQNELSRLEQKTRQLTEELNTAKSSSQTLKHTLEETERENKALTDELQEREIELTAEKKNSLKRDKTIQGLSLVLKEKEKEIEGLSGDLEEKDQALAKAREALHKAKLQKYQGAEDQQSLLLEQQAELSRLQAEAHSSLLEAQRLQRVLGSRDSELCLLQQAKLELEQELEQLQQQKKKGDKTINDLQNQLKKLNGALADRENTLEQQRLEQREQNRAAEQKLQNTIERLTASLNHKDQQLQDYMNMVKDLEKNRTQEEGDPMVDKLRARLKEKEKALEKALDEKFAAVEEKENEIHLLQLSLREKERDVERLNNLLSHNEETINSFDALIKERDLELQQLLNSLKNLQRCKDETEQNLQRALREKDAIIQHLQQALDNKTRDMEEMAGRVLNQSESQGRDLAEQMSQRLKVTEAMLSEAVKDRERLVTENQVAVQNLLATISSKDQLLKESAEHHVQALNNRAGEMQDLRKELADTQLQLRNAQRLNATATQDGHLETAELRAMLAEKDALINKLLDRGQEKDRILLEMKTSQALPQVLELRQTIEVLQKKLEEREAELSRQNSEDTLDITTVSKKSALILKKELIEKTEALNAALKRENQLKISLAELQSAVSDLEMRLEGRTANIESLTSTLNTKEEIISELHQRLSQRGDSRLPLTRDQASQPGESECSISSLPQRERTIIGGDRQQQEVASLSDQLTEQTELNRALRAEQHLYSDLIRAVKDRDSVERLQALQLELTAVSLLRQQLESGVQVNTELRDQLQKEIQRAKQREGSNPSELESLQDALEEAQRWNASLQARLGQIQNRGGGVGQANDTMDTLSWIGDQTSYMSICVGEGPEEELQHLTIEQLRKKVLELQAVNAELQNKMLMMEKDIVGKDPVDYQKEPDLINLSTPIKQTQIQQKPTSEDDVTLMHPIMKERCDEANHSPEDVSESNHPSQTQRQQSGVQLASRFFRDESEKAEFRSLLSDCGVESVSQLREQVAKLRLEASELRGLLKEENATESKESAESSGESDSHGDLHQTVKVLRSEARSHRKIIRLLKEQLQRNSVSDARSQLDLKMMDSNMEQLQTDHEDLQRQTSTLEKENKSRERKEMEERYERRRQGQSTKSSMNQRQHLARHAAYVKSRLPVPVRSTKGSGQSSEDLSELNLVHVHHRNKDYLIGTEESDYSTDSKMSLRSAQHGHLELDHVKDASLRPTAETKRDTNMNENLESELMGQLDLLNQECQEKEELIFRLREQVQEWDELQAELQEKDKLNQEYLEALQAAESTIAYLTACSLDSECGIGQTGDVTLQQHCADLQKAVEEKDQLNAQLLDCLNSAESTIALLQNVNTAKSQMDLGQEDPKALCERFEDLIGRIRISQQSDGRSKVSHIPEVDPTLGPNSELQRQVDSLQESVLQQCKITAELQEKLWTSEAAVKKLSAAVSAKHNSAPSALEGNCTPGPEGKVLSLQEQQLMDCLSECIRAAEGAVKSLADICSKPNQSHKEILSSPELMKWLERLQRALLERESLEDPVCAERLQHKTSTPIQNPESSKPERQQNVQDPVTSHQNLHKNLLILLQIYTERAQKMSKLEEAVSEHGQSGGGGDATGNETLERNAQIESLQKALKEKQRACRKLEEKLAIAQSVISVHNSNKDKQSDPRKDVDGVLRLVPALSPVLTGNQDRFSPDTTASSPSYPSSPGLSSPRTSDPHTDPTLHIQQLRSQIEGQHKVIQNLQRQLRKKSLSSELLSVTSDHTVGEEEEETKMLKAQISQLSTELEKERTLNRSSQAGSPSRIESLVQSQARELCELREQIRVSRGLGVEQRKQLLELRQALEELLQPNNMHSAQGTQLREHLDHSLSLLEKLEQVSTGGSGMDNEEVAESEMKLRLSAELQEKDRLIHSLQHQLRMQVPRMHQHSDSEMSDRLSSDGTTSFHDSPPAVRRRTPNRPHTGVKATNGDAFSDSRLVSVEGGVDDDGEGSVRMLQRENSRLQEQLRSSEELNATLCSELDLTRSVLKHKPQSQTGDKQAEQQNTSASKTISSDLLAEHLQEIRALRLRLEETIRTNERLREQLERKLQEAEKDSATNIFITGSEDQTHISSELHFLLTQNHTLKEQLNQGARDKQKENDRLRETLARRTAKLELSRKECETLKQEKAQLQDNLYRLQCENSHQRQQLCDTQQLLQSVRVELQVHEQMKNSTHTHTGEGRGFGSESGSAADLSELLAEIRQLRVQLERSIQINSTLRQRLEQQLLTRSDPRSTININYLLPTTDEAGKSDVLRSHRDTSSAAHDSASSVDSGSHAPSRLVPGHRLWADRHGRHVLGLIEDYNALRKQITEAKRLTADLDTQIHDCGRAVEQLKSVSGSVNTMQQVLEEAARLLKLLWRVSLPSGDATHTRQEELLKSEISRLKTRLSQQERMLSGAVKRLRSSNQLKEGMERVIIDQLSLTHGVLKRARGNLESNSLNVFGLKGLQVEGRPTEWPVTNQQTGGVACPHQGSGRGSVCSENSSHCIC; encoded by the exons ATGCGTGACCCATGCCGTGTATGTGGCGTGTGTGTGCAGGGCGGTCAGTGTCGCTGGTTATTCAGCGCATGTGGCCGTCTGAGGTTGGCAGTCATCCTTTCGCACGTGTTGGGCTTGGAGTTGCAACGAGACGGCCACAGCGAGTTTCTCTGCGGAAAATGCGTGTTTTTACTCGAGCGCATTGTGCAATGCGACGTCGCCATTGGACAGCTGCAGGAAACGCATGCCGCTCAGCTGCAACGGATGCAGAACGAAAGAGATGGACTGAAAGCGCAaatcacaaacaaatacagacaaCATAACCAACACAAAATAGGTGGAAACGTACCTCTTAAACAGGAAGTTCAGACTGGAACAAGCTTAAATACTTCAAAGCAGCTGCAATGCATTCGACAAGCTCAACCTGTTCAACCAAAGCAGCAACAAACACGGATTGCCAGTGTCCAAGACACACTAGGAAGAAGTCAAGGGCTTGTTTCTGTGAATTCAGATGGTGAAGGCCAACAGGAGAAGTTTAAAGGTCGATTGAGGAGGTGTGTGAGTCTTGAGCCGCTTACTAAAACAGATCGTTCTCAACGTTCAAAATTACATTCTTCTtcacataaaaatttaaaaaacactgGCGTGCCGGTAACCCGACCTCGTTCTCTTAGTCGGGACTATTTGGACGTCGTAAATAAGAAGAGCGCTTTGATTTCACGGTCAACTTCCCTCCAATCAGTGGCGCTGGAGCAGTATGAGCACGCCCTCATCAGTGCATCACCCCTCAGACAGACACGCCCACTGAGAGGCTCCACCCCCAAAACCGTAGAAACGACCTCGCTGGTGTGTGATATACTGCAGCTCTTGAAGAGTGTGCAAGGAGTGCGGCCTGTCCCACGATGCAACAGTAGCAAGATTCCAGTATTAAAATATCCGAGTTCTATACATGGAAACACCCACAGCGGTGTGTCTTGGAAATTGAAGCTGGAGAGAAGTCTGAGAGAGATGGAGGAGGATTTTAATGATGAATACATACCTGTTAAACAGGAG atGTTTGTTGAAAGGCAGAATGAACTGAGCAGATTGGAGCAGAAAACCAGGCAGCTGACAGAAGAACTGAACACGGCAAAAAGCAGCAGCcagactctcaaacacacactagAAGAAACTGAGAGAGAAAATAAG GCTCTTACTGATGAGCTGCAGGAGAGAGAGATCGAACTGACTGCAGAGAAGAAGAACTCTCTGAAACGAGACAAAACCATCCAGGGTCTGAGTCTGGTTCtcaaagagaaggagaaagag ATCGAGGGTCTATCTGGTGATCTTGAAGAGAAAGATCAGGCTCTGGCTAAGGCTCGAGAGGCCCTTCATAAAGCCAAACTACAGAAGTATCAG GGGGCTGAAGACCAGCAGTCTTTACTCCTGGAGCAGCAGGCTGAATTATCGCGGCTCCAGGCGGAGGCTCACTCCTCGCTGCTGGAAGCCCAGAGGCTGCAGCGTGTGCTGGGCAGCAGAGATTCAGAGCTGTGCCTTCTTCAGCAGGCCAAACTAGAACTGGAACAAGAGCTGGAGCAACTGCAGCAGCAGAAGAAGAAGGGAGACAAGACCATTAAT GATCTTCAAAACCAGTTGAAGAAGCTAAACGGAGCTCTTGCTGACAGAGAGAACACTCTAGAACAACAGCGTCTAGAACAGCGAGAGCAAAACCGTGCAGCTGAACAAAAACTGCAGAACACCATAGAACGACTCACAGCTAGCCTGAATCATAAGGACCAGCAGcttcag GACTATATGAACATGGTTAAAGATCTGGAGAAGAACAGAACTCAAGAGGAAGGTGATCCCATGGTGGATAAACTGAGAGCACGACtgaaggagaaagagaaagcacTTGAG AAAGCCTTGGATGAGAAGTTTGCAGCCGTGgaggagaaagaaaatgagatcCATTTGCTGCAGCTGAgcttgagagagaaagaaagagacgtGGAGCGTCTCAACAACCTGCTCTCACACAACGAGGAGACTATCAAt AGTTTTGATGCTCTCATAAAGGAAAGAGATCTCGAGCTGCAGCAGCTGTTGAACTCGCTGAAGAATCTTCAGAGGTGTAAAGACGAGACTGAGCAGAACCTTCAGAGAGCTCTGAGAGAGAAAGACGCAATTATACAGCACTTACAGCAAGCACTGGACAACAAAACGAGAGACATGGAG GAGATGGCTGGTAGGGTTCTGAACCAATCAGAGTCCCAGGGTCGTGACCTCGCAGAGCAGATGAGTCAGAGGTTAAAGGTCACAGAGGCGATGCTGTCAGAGGCAGTGAAGGACAGAGAGAGGCTAGTGACTGAGAACCAAGTCGCTGTACAAAACCTGCTGGCCACAATCAGCAGCAAAGACCAGCTTCTGAAG GAGAGTGCGGAGCATCACGTACAGGCTCTGAATAATCGTGCAGGAGAAATGCAGGATCTTCGTAAGGAGTTGGCAGACACACAGCTGCAGCTCAGAAACGCACAGAGACTGAACGCTACAGCAACACAGGACGGTCATCTAGAGACCGCTGAACTCCGTGCAATGTTGGCGGAAAAGGATGCCCTCATTAAT AAACTGTTAGACCGTGGACAGGAGAAAGATCGCATCCTTTTGGAAATGAAGACGAGTCAAGCTCTTCCTCAGGTGCTGGAGCTCAGACAGACCATTGAGGTGCTGCAGAAGAAACTTGAGGAAAGAgaag ctgaaCTAAGCAGGCAAAACAGTGAGGACACTCTGGATATAACAACAGTCAGTAAGAAATCTGCGCTGATTTTGAAGAAAGAGCTCATAGAGAAAACAGAAGCTCTGAACGCCGCTCTGAAGAGAGAAAACCAGCTCAAG atTTCTCTTGCAGAGCTTCAGTCTGCGGTCTCAGACCTAGAGATGCGATTAGAGGGAAGGACAGCCAATATCGAGTCCCTGACATCAACACTCAACACTAAAGAAGAAATCATTTCT GAGCTGCACCAGCGTTTGTCTCAAAGAGGGGACAGTCGACTTCCTCTGACCCGGGATCAAGCGTCCCAGCCGGGTGAAAGTGAATGCAGCATTTCCTCTCTCCCTCAGAGAGAAAGAACCATCATTGGTGGAGATCGCCAACAACAG GAGGTTGCATCTCTATCTGATCAGCTGACTGAGCAGACAGAGTTAAACCGAGCTCTGAGAGCTGAGCAACATCTCTATTCTGACCTCATCAGAGCCGTCAAAGATCGTGACAG tgttGAGAGGCTGCAGGCACTGCAGCTGGAGCTCACAGCTGTATCACTCCTCAGACAGCAGCTGGAAAGTGGAGTCCAGGTGAACACAGAGCTGAGAGATCAGCTACAGAAAGAGATCCAGAGAGCCAAACAGAGAGAAG GTTCAAACCCTTCAGAGTTAGAGAGCCTGCAGGATGCACTAGAGGAAGCCCAACGCTGGAACGCCTCTCTGCAAGCCAGACTGGGACAGATCCAGAACCGGGGAGGAGGGGTTGGACAAGCCAATGATACTA TGGACACACTGAGTTGGATTGGAGATCAGACGTCCTATATGAGTATATGTGTTGGCGAAGGGCCAGAGGAGGAGCTCCAGCACTTGACCATTGAACAGCTCAGAAAAAAA GTTTTAGAGCTTCAGGCAGTCAATGCTGAACTGCAGAATAAGATGCTTATGATGGAGAAAGACATTGTGGGAAAAGATCCAGTAGACTATCAGAAAGAACCAGACCTAATCAACCTCTCAACTCCAATCAAG CAAACACAGATACAGCAGAAACCGACTTCTGAAGATGATGTGACACTTATGCATCCAATCATGAAG GAGAGATGTGATGAGGCAAATCATTCTCCAGAGGATGTTAGTGAGAGTAATCATCCATCACAAACTCAAAGACAGCAAAGTGGAGTACAACTCGCATCTAGATTCTTTAGGGATGAATCAGAAAAAGCAGAATTCCGATCCCTTCTCTCAGATTGCGGAGTGGAGTCAGTCTCTCAACTCCG GGAGCAAGTGGCCAAACTCCGCTTGGAAGCGTCTGAACTCCGTGGACTATTGAAGGAAGAAAACGCCACTGAGTCCAAAGAAAGCGCAGAGAGTTCTGGAGAAAGCGACAGCCATGGAGACTTGCACCAAACCGTGAAGGTGCTCCGCTCAGAAGCCAGAAGTCACAGAAAGATAATTCGACTGCTAAAAGAGCAGCTGCAGCGAAACTCTGTCTCTGATGCTAGAAGTCAACTTGACCTTAAGATGATGGACAGCAATATGGAACAACTGCAGACAGACCATGAAGATCTGCAGAGACAAACCAGCACACTGGAGAAAGAGAACAAATCAAGAGAAAGGAAAGAAATGGAGGAGAGATATGAGAGAAGAAGGCAGGGCCAAAGCACCAAATCCAGCATGAATCAGAGGCAGCACTTGGCCAGACATGCA GCATATGTAAAATCTCGGTTACCAGTACCTGTGAGATCCACTAAAGGTTCTGGGCAGAGTTCAGAAGATCTGAGTGAGCTGAATTTAGTTCACGTTCACCACAGAAACAAAGACTACCTGATTGGGACGGAAGAGTCTGATTACAGCACGGACAGCAAGATGTCTTTGAGATCAGCTCAGCACGGACACCTCGAATTAGACCACGTTAAAGATGCTAGCCTGAGACCAACTGCAGAAACGAAACGAGACACTAACATGAACgagaatctggaatctgagcTAATGGGGCAATTAGATTTGTTGAATCAAGAATGCCAAGAGAAGGAGGAGCTAATCTTCCGCCTGAGGGAACAGGTCCAGGAATGGGACGAGCTACAGGCAGAGCTACAGGAGAAGGACAAGCTCAACCAAGAGTACCTGGAAGCCCTACAAGCGGCAGAGTCTACTATTGCATACCTCACTGCATGCAGCTTGGACTCGGAGTGTGGAATCGGTCAAACAGGAGATGTAACCTTGCAGCAACATTGTGCAGATCTTCAGAAGGCTGTTGAGGAGAAAGACCAATTGAATGCTCAACTCTTGGACTGCTTGAACTCTGCAGAATCCACTATTGCATTGCTCCAAAATGTTAACACTGCAAAGAGCCAAATGGATCTTGGACAAGAAGACCCAAAAGCACTTTGTGAGAGGTTTGAGGACTTGATTGGACGGATCAGAATTTCTCAGCAAAGCGATGGAAGGTCAAAAGTCTCTCACATCCCAGAGGTTGATCCAACACTAGGACCTAATTCTGAGTTACAGCGGCAGGTGGACTCACTGCAGGAGTCAGTGTTGCAGCAGTGCAAGATTACTGCAGAGCTGCAGGAGAAGCTCTGGACTTCAGAAGCAGCTGTTAAAAAGTTAAGTGCAGCTGTCAGCGCCAAGCACAACAGCGCACCCTCTGCTCTGGAAGGGAATTGCACTCCTGGACCAGAAGGAAAGGTCTTGTCATTGCAAGAACAACAGTTGATGGACTGTCTGTCTGAATGCATAAGAGCTGCTGAAGGCGCAGTCAAGTCTCTTGCAGACATTTGCTCCAAACCAAACCAGTCTCACAAGGAGATCTTGTCCAGTCCAGAGTTAATGAAATGGCTGGAGAGGCTGCAGCGTGCTCTGCTGGAGAGAGAGTCTCTGGAGGACCCAGTCTGCGCTGAGAGGCTCCAACACAAGACAAGCACGCCCATTCAGAACCCTGAGAGTTCTAAACCAGAACGGCAACAGAATGTTCAGGATCCTGTGACCTCACACCAAAATCTTCATAAGAACCTCTTGATACTTCTTCAGATTTATACCGAGCGTGCTCAGAAAATGAGCAAACTTGAGGAAGCTGTTAGTGAGCATGGCCAAAGTGGAGGAGGTGGAGATGCAACTGGAAATGAAACTCTGGAGAGGAACGCCCAGATCGAAAGTTTGCAGAAGGCCCTGAAGGAAAAGCAGAGGGCATGTCGAAAATTAGAGGAGAAACTGGCAATCGCTCAGTCTGTCATCTCTGTGCATAACTCAAATAAGGATAAACAGTCTGATCCACGCAAAG ATGTGGACGGTGTTTTGCGGTTGGTTCCCGCTCTGTCTCCTGTCCTCACGGGCAACCAGGACCGATTTTCACCTGACACTACTGCATCCAGCCCCTCGTACCCCAGCTCTCCTGGCTTGAGCTCCCCTCGAACCTCTGACCCTCACACAGACCCTACCCTGCACATCCAGCAGCTCAGGTCACAGATCGAAGGACAACACAAAGTCATCCAGAACCTCCAGAGGCAGTTGCGTAAGAAGTCTTTGTCATCTGAGCTCCTGAGTGTGACCTCTGACCACACAGTAggtgaagaggaagaggaaacaaAGATGCTGAAGGCTCAAATCTCCCAGCTGAGCACTGAGCTAGAAAAAGAGAGGACCCTGAACAGAAGCAGCCAAGCAGGCTCTCCCTCCAG GATTGAGTCTCTGGTCCAGTCTCAGGCCCGGGAGTTGTGTGAGCTGCGGGAACAGATCCGTGTGTCTCGTGGTTTGGGTGTGGAACAACGTAAACAGCTGCTGGAGCTCAGACAAGCTCTAGAGGAGTTACTTCAGCCTAATAACATGCACTCCGCTCAGGGAACCCAGCTCAGAGAGCATCTGGATCACAGCCTGAGTCTGCTGGAGAAACTGGAGCAGG TTTCTACAGGAGGGTCTGGTATGGATAATGAAGAAGTTGCGGAGTCAGAGATGAAGCTCAG actctCTGCAGAACTACAGGAGAAAGACCGGCTCATTCATTCTCTGCAGCATCAACTGCGAATGCAAGTTCCCAGAATGCACCAGCACTCCGACTCCGAGATGAGTGACAGGCTGTCCAGCGATGGCACCACCTCCTTCCACGACAGCCCTCCTGCTGTCCGCAGGCGGACCCCCAACAGACCTCACACAG GGGTGAAGGCAACCAATGGCGATGCATTTTCAGATTCACGGCTGGTTTCTGTCGAAGGGGGCGTGGATGATGATGGAGAGGGGAGTGTCCGAATGCTACAGAGGGAGAATAGCCGTCTGCAGGAGCAGCTGAGAAGCAGCGAGGAACTAAACGCTACACTTTGCAGTGAGCTGGACCTTACTCGATCTGTCCTGAAGCACAAACCACAGAGCCAGACCGGAGACAAGCAGGCGGAGCAGCAGAACACGTCAGCGAGCAAGACCATCAGCTCAG aTCTGTTAGCTGAGCACCTGCAGGAGATCCGAGCGTTGCGTCTGCGTCTTGAAGAGACGATTAGAACCAACGAGAGACTCCGAGAACAGTTAGAAAGAAAGTTACAGGAAGCTGAAAAAGACTCAG CCACCAACATCTTCATCACTGGTTCTGAGGATCAGACTCACATCAGCAGTGAACTTCACTTCCTCCTCACCCAAAACCACACACTCAAAGAGCAGCTCAACCAAGGAGCTCGAG ATAAACAGAAGGAGAACGACCGCCTGAGGGAGACTTTGGCTCGACGAACTGCTAAACTAGAGCTGAGCAGAAAAGAGTGTGAAACACTGAAACAGGAGAAAGCACAACTACAGGACAACCTGTACAG gttgcAGTGTGAGAACAGTCATCAAAGGCAGCAGTTGTGTGATACCCAGCAGCTCTTGCAGTCTGTGCGTGTGGAGCTGCAGGTGCATGAGCAGATGAAGAactccacacacactcacacgg gtgagGGCCGTGGCTTTGGATCTGAGAGCGGTTCAGCGGCGGATCTGAGCGAGCTGTTGGCTGAGATCAGACAGCTGCGTGTTCAGCTGGAGAGAAGCATCCAGATCAACAGCACACTGAGACAGAGACTAGAACAACAGCTGCTGACCCGCAGCGACCCCAGATCAACCAT